GTCCCCCACGTCACGGTTCTGGCCGGAGCCGTTCTGGGGGTTCTCATGATAGTGGGAATACCCGTGAACGTAGCTTTAGGAATCTTTGCAATCCTATATGGGCTCATGCTCACGATCCTCGGGCTGATAATTCGACCCCATGTTTCAGGTAACACTGTCTACCGGCTTTCCATGGCATTCTTTGTGAGTTTAATGATCGTCGGGGTCATAATACTGTTCTATGGAGGGTAGGGTTTATATTGGTAAAAGTACAATTAGCAGTGGTGGGAAGGATGCGAAAAGTGGTACCCGTCTTTATCCTGCTGTTGCTCGTCATCTCGATGCTGCCGCGGGTTTCAGGCCAGTTCGACCAGCTCGAAACGAGCGATGAGATAACCATCCTGCGGGATGACTACAGCTCGGGTATGATATGGCTGACGAACGCGGGCGGCCTCACTTACAAGGTCGTGAGCTACCAGCGCTTCTGGGTGGAGGATTCTGAGGGGAACAAAATTCCCGGCTTCGAGTTCAACATCTCCCCCAGTGTCTTCACTGATTGGAGCCCAAAGGGTAGGTACTCATTCTCATACAACATCTCCTGTCCATCGAACGTTTCTGGTGGAACCTACACCCTTTACATGAGGTTTCTGGCCTTCACGCCTGATGGCTTGATGTACATCCTCTTCGCGAGGATTCCCCTCCACGTCATAGCCGAGCCCCTGAACTTTGGAGTTGCCACTGCCTATGTCCAGAGCCGGCCCAGCTCGTCATACGTCCTCAACGGGGAAAAGATAGTTGTCTTCTCCCATGTTGCCAACATAGGCCATAGGGACGTCCCTGCGGTTGGAAGCGTCTCCTTCGTAATGAATGGGAAGACCTACTTTTCTGATTCCCGGAACCTAACCCTTGTTCCCGGCGATAACCTCGTGAAGTTCGAGATACCTGTGGGATACGACCTCCCTGAGGGTTCCTACAGGGTGAACTATCGGATCAGATATTCCGGCGGTGAGTACACATACTCCAAGGACTTCCAGGTCAAGTTTGGGGTAACGCTCGTCGGCGTCTCCCTCAAGTCCGGAGAGGTCAGCGTAAACGAGGAGAACACCGCCTACTTGACCCTCCTTTCGGAGAGGGTCATTGACCTGAACCTGACCGTTGAGGCCTACAGGGGCGGAGAGCTCGTTTCGAAGGCCACGAAGCCGGTGAGAGTCGTCAGGGGGACGACCGTCCTCGAGGCCTCTCTTCCCACCAACGTCTCGGGAAACATCACCGCCCTCCTGAAGCTGACCTACGGGGAGAGGCTGATTGGGGAGGACAACGTGACGTACACGGTTTCGGCACCTCTCGTTCTGAAGAACGTATCGTACGAGAGGACCTCTGAGAACGAGGTTACTTTCAGGCTGACCCTCTGGAACCCCTCGGAGAGCGAAGTAGACGGGATTCTCACCTACCGCATATCAACGGACGACGGCGTCCTCTACAAGGACTCGATAAAGCAGTCGATACCCTCTGGAAGCAGCGAGGTCACAGTGAAGTTCGAGATTCCAGTCGGGAAGACGGTCTATTACGAGTTCGCGCTTGTTTCCGCCGGGGAGAGCAGTTCGATAAAGGGACAGTTCTACCTCGAGCCCCCGGCACCGCCGACTACTACAACCCGGCCCCCAACGACAACCACCCCGTCCACGACGACCTCCTCAAACACAACCACGGCCGCGGGCGGTGGCGGTTCGAGGGAAACCTGGATAGCCCTCGTCCTGGTGGCCTTCATCCTGCTGGCGGTGGGGACGTGGTACTACCTCAGGGAGCAGGGAAGCACTAAGAAGCGCGTCCGCCCTAAACCAAAGAGACGCTCACCTCTCGGCAGGTTCAAGAGGCCCAAAAAGCCGGAGTTCAAGGAGAACAAGGAGCTCCCGAAGAGAAAGTAGTGCACACCCCGTTCTACCATCTATTCATTTCCGCTACATTCCAAACCTTTTTATCCCCCCGTTCGATAGTTCCTACAGGCGAGGGGGTCGGGGGCTCTCGGGGCACTCCCGAGGAAGTTCCGCCCACCTCACCGGGGCCGCGGTGCCGCAAGGCACCGGCCGAGAGGCCGGGCAACGGCGCAGAAACGACACGGCCTCCGGGGGATGTGGATGACGCGCGCGAAGGGCCCGGTGACGGTGCCCGAGCTAACCCGCAGACTATCCCGGAGGATGCGGTGAAACGGCCGTCCCGCGGGGTGCAAGGCCGAGGGAGGGGCGATGAGTTCCCGGTGCGAGCCCCGTGGTAGGCCGCTCAGTCGAATGCCCCCTTGATACAGAAGGCGGGCTACGGCCCCCTCGCCTCACCTTCTACTCAAAATGTCCAAAGCCGATGCGAGGAGTATCAGCGCACCTCCCATAGCCGTTGTAAAACCTGGCACTTCACCGAAGACGAGAAAAGCGTAGACCACTGCGCTCATAGGGTCGAGGTAGCTGAGCAGAGCGGCCTCGTTTACCTCCACTGTTTTGAGGCCGTCCATGTATAGGAAGAGTGCCAAGACGGTGTGGACGACCACGAGAACCAGAACCGCCCACCAGACCGGCGTCCCCGTATCCTGGACTGCCACGAAGGGGGCCAGAACGAACGAGGCTATAGCCAGCTGAAGGAATGTCAGAACTTTCCCATCAACGTCCCGAAGGAAGCGGCCGAAGTTTGGAATGAGCGCGTAGAAGAACGCCGCGACGAACGCCAGGAGTATCCCAACGAAGTCCCTGTCGTTGAGGCTCAACCTCTGACCACTTATTATCAGCGCCAGCCCCAGAAAGGCCATTCCTATAAGTGCCCACCTTTTCCCCGCGATCCTCTCGTTAAGGAAGCGCCATGAGATCAGCATTGCCAGTATCGGGGAGGTATAATAAACGAGGACCGCGTTGGCTATGGTCGTGTAGTTGAAGGCGGTGAATAGGAACGCCCAGTTGAGAGCCAGGGCAATACCAAGGCCGATGAACGGCTTCCACTGCTGCCTGAGCAGGCCGGGAAGCTCCGCGAGCTTCTCTTTTTCAAGCAGGCCCATTATGGTCAGGAGCAGGATTGACCCCAGCGAGACCCTGGCGAAGGCTACCCCCAGCCCGGAGAGGCCAGAAAATCGCGCGAAAATCCCTACACTTCCCCAGATGAGCATGGCAGTGGCTATCTTAACCCTTCCGTTCATAGATCATCACCGTGTTCCTCGAGCCACAGCCTGTAGGCCTCCCTGACCTCCTCGCGCCTGAACCTCGGAACCGCGTCCTCAAAGGGATTGAAGCGTTCCAGCTTTCCCTCGTCGGGGCCGATGTACGTGGTTATAAAGCCCACCTTGGAGTGCAGGCTAGACGGCAGGCGAAGGATTCTCTTTACGTCGACGGTGACGCGACCGTCGAAGTAGGCCTTTGAAAAGGTACTAGACAGTGCGAAGAGCTTTGTGAGTGTTTTGTAGCCGATGCCCTGCGGGAACGCCGTCAGCAGGCCCTTCCTCACGAAGTTCTCGTATACCTCCTCCCGGTTCCCCAGGAGTTTTTCCACCTGCCCCCTCCTGAGGTTTATGTTGACGAGGTGGTTCTCGTTCATCCTCCTCAGGAAGTACCCAAAGCGCAGGCGGAAGACCCGGTAGTAGCCCGAAGAGAGCATTATCCGCCTGCTCCGGATGTCGTCGAAGGTTATCTCCTCGGCCGCGCTTATGTAGGAGAGTACCTTCTCCCTCGCCTTCCCATCGAGGGTCATCGCCCAGTCGTCGAGAACCCTGATGTGGTATCCCCTGCCGGAGTAGATCACGTGAACGCTTTCGAAGCCAAAGTCCTCCTTCAGCACTATCAGCGTATCCCTTGCGAGTTCCTTTGCATCCTCAAGGCAGATTGGACAGACCCTGCCGTGTTCGTGGATGTGCTGGCACCTCCGCAGGGGCAGATCCTTGGCGTCGATGTCGAAGACGAGCTCCGCTCCCAGCCAGCCCTCCATCTCCCTGGGCTCCTCATAGAGGGCAACCGAGGAGTAGACAGCGTAGGGGGCGGTGGCCTTCATGTAGTCCTCAAGGTCGCGGACGTCGAGGAAAACGTTCTTCCTATCGCTCGGGCCCTCCCCCGTGTGGTCAAAGCCAAACTCCCTGTTCTCAAGGGTCTCTACTATGAACTCCGGCAGCCTCTTTGCGCTCCATTCCCTCCTGTAGTACCGCACCCTCTCCTCCTTCGTTGCTTCCCTGAACAGCTCACTCATTATCTCTCACCCCTGCCCCGGCGGCTTCGCCTGTGTTCTCTTTAGAGGTTTCCTGAGGTTTGCTCTTTTTGTTCTCGAAGTAGAGCTTCCTGAGGTAGTACGTCAGCGGATTCTTGATGTTCCTACAGTCTCTATCTGGCTTGCACAGCTCGGGCGCGTTTGCCCTTATCTTCGAGCAGTTGGGTGGGAAGTACCAGGGCGAGTTTCCGCTGTCCTCGAGGGTTGGCTTGTCGGTCAGGCCAAAGCCGAGGTGGTACCAGATGTTCTTTATCTCGTGGGGCTGATCCTCGAAGAGAGGCGGACTGCAGCGGTTTCCTGCCTCAATGATGACTGGGAGTATCTCCTTCTCAATGACATCGAGGCTCTGGACGCAGTCCCTTACCCTGACGTCTCTCCTCGGCGGGTTGGGACAGAGCCTCGCATAGCTCAGGAAGCTAGTTAGGAGGACGGTTATGGCGTAGTTCCTCAGGCCCGATGGGACTCCGCCGAGGGCGATCTTGACACACGGTGGGAAGAGGTCGAAGCGAAGCGGCTGGGCTTCCGCTCTCCCGAGCTTCTCGAGCCTCTCCTTGAAGTGCTCCCTCGCTATCTCACCAAGTCTCTCGTAGAGCTGGAGGTAGTACGCTGGAAGTTCGTCCCTCACCTCGTAGAGCAGGTTCACGGCTCTCTCAAAGCTCCTCTCGAAGGAGCGCCTCCACAGCTCCACGGACTGGTTCCAGGTCAGGTAGGCGTAGCCGTTCCTCACGTAGACCTCCTTAAGCGAGCCGTCCCACAGTTCCAGGAACTTTGAGAGGCTTAACCTGTACTCGAGCCTCAGCTTCCTCCTCTCCTCTTGGGAGAGCTCGGTGTGGTGGGTTCTCTCCAGTATGATCCTGTCTCTCTCCGGAATCTCGTCTCCCCTGACGGTTTCGAGCGGCAGGGACGTCCCCTCGAGGGTTCTCGCCCGTTCTATCCTCGCCGAGTATATCCTCAGGTTTGCCTCCCTGACGAGCTCCATCTCCAGCCCGTAGGGTGAAAACGCGAGTGCTCCCAAGAGGGCGTAGAAGGTGAGCAGGTCCCTTATACCATCGAGCTCAAGAACTTCCTCGGGTATCT
The sequence above is drawn from the Thermococcus pacificus genome and encodes:
- the priL gene encoding DNA primase large subunit PriL encodes the protein MLDPFGAEARRLVKEEFGGITELLMVIPSYVGLETALERVRWVDSGKIPEEVLELDGIRDLLTFYALLGALAFSPYGLEMELVREANLRIYSARIERARTLEGTSLPLETVRGDEIPERDRIILERTHHTELSQEERRKLRLEYRLSLSKFLELWDGSLKEVYVRNGYAYLTWNQSVELWRRSFERSFERAVNLLYEVRDELPAYYLQLYERLGEIAREHFKERLEKLGRAEAQPLRFDLFPPCVKIALGGVPSGLRNYAITVLLTSFLSYARLCPNPPRRDVRVRDCVQSLDVIEKEILPVIIEAGNRCSPPLFEDQPHEIKNIWYHLGFGLTDKPTLEDSGNSPWYFPPNCSKIRANAPELCKPDRDCRNIKNPLTYYLRKLYFENKKSKPQETSKENTGEAAGAGVRDNE
- the priS gene encoding DNA primase catalytic subunit PriS, which encodes MSELFREATKEERVRYYRREWSAKRLPEFIVETLENREFGFDHTGEGPSDRKNVFLDVRDLEDYMKATAPYAVYSSVALYEEPREMEGWLGAELVFDIDAKDLPLRRCQHIHEHGRVCPICLEDAKELARDTLIVLKEDFGFESVHVIYSGRGYHIRVLDDWAMTLDGKAREKVLSYISAAEEITFDDIRSRRIMLSSGYYRVFRLRFGYFLRRMNENHLVNINLRRGQVEKLLGNREEVYENFVRKGLLTAFPQGIGYKTLTKLFALSSTFSKAYFDGRVTVDVKRILRLPSSLHSKVGFITTYIGPDEGKLERFNPFEDAVPRFRREEVREAYRLWLEEHGDDL
- a CDS encoding DMT family transporter: MNGRVKIATAMLIWGSVGIFARFSGLSGLGVAFARVSLGSILLLTIMGLLEKEKLAELPGLLRQQWKPFIGLGIALALNWAFLFTAFNYTTIANAVLVYYTSPILAMLISWRFLNERIAGKRWALIGMAFLGLALIISGQRLSLNDRDFVGILLAFVAAFFYALIPNFGRFLRDVDGKVLTFLQLAIASFVLAPFVAVQDTGTPVWWAVLVLVVVHTVLALFLYMDGLKTVEVNEAALLSYLDPMSAVVYAFLVFGEVPGFTTAMGGALILLASALDILSRR
- a CDS encoding COG1361 family protein, which codes for MRKVVPVFILLLLVISMLPRVSGQFDQLETSDEITILRDDYSSGMIWLTNAGGLTYKVVSYQRFWVEDSEGNKIPGFEFNISPSVFTDWSPKGRYSFSYNISCPSNVSGGTYTLYMRFLAFTPDGLMYILFARIPLHVIAEPLNFGVATAYVQSRPSSSYVLNGEKIVVFSHVANIGHRDVPAVGSVSFVMNGKTYFSDSRNLTLVPGDNLVKFEIPVGYDLPEGSYRVNYRIRYSGGEYTYSKDFQVKFGVTLVGVSLKSGEVSVNEENTAYLTLLSERVIDLNLTVEAYRGGELVSKATKPVRVVRGTTVLEASLPTNVSGNITALLKLTYGERLIGEDNVTYTVSAPLVLKNVSYERTSENEVTFRLTLWNPSESEVDGILTYRISTDDGVLYKDSIKQSIPSGSSEVTVKFEIPVGKTVYYEFALVSAGESSSIKGQFYLEPPAPPTTTTRPPTTTTPSTTTSSNTTTAAGGGGSRETWIALVLVAFILLAVGTWYYLREQGSTKKRVRPKPKRRSPLGRFKRPKKPEFKENKELPKRK